The sequence gaaagatagacaagaagggaaaggaggtggggtagctctgttaataaaggatgatatcagggcagttgtgagagacgatattggctctagtgaacaaaatgttgaatcattgtgggtggagattagagatagtaagggggaaaagtcactggtgggtgtagtttataggcccccaaataataacttcacagtgggcgggcaataatcaagggaataatggaggcatgtgaaaaaggaatgacagtaatcatgggggattttaacctacatatcgattggtcaaatcaaatcgcactgggtagccttgaggagaaattcatagaatgcatacgggattgtttcttagaacagtatgttacagaacctacaagggagcaagctatcttagatctggtcctgtgtaatgagacaggaataataaacgatctcctaataaaagatcctctcggaatgagtgatcacagtatggttgaatttgtaatacagattgagggtgaggaagtagtgtctcaaacgagtgtactatgcttaaacaaaggggactacagtgggatgagggcagagttggctaaagtagactggaaacatagaccaaacgttggcacaattgaggaacagtggaggacttttaaggagctctttcatagtgctcaacaaaaatatattccagtgaaaaagaagggcggtaagagaagggataaccagccgtggatacccaaggaaataaaggagagtatcaaattaaaaaacaatgcgtataaggtcgccaaggttagtgggaaactagcagattgggaaaattttaaatgacagcaaagaatgactaagaaagcaataaagaaaggaaagatagattacgaaagtaaacttgcgtaaaacataaaaacagatagtaaaagcttttaccgatatataaaacggaaaagagtgactaaagtaaatgttggtcccttagaagatgagaagggggctttaataatgggaaatgtggaaatggctgagaccttaaacaattattttgcttcggtcttcacagtggaagacacaaaaaccatgccaaaaattgctggtcacgggaatgtgggaagggaggaccttgagataatcactatcactaggggggtagtgctggacaggctaatgggactcaagttagacaagtcccctggtcctgatgaaatgcatcccagggtattaaaagagatggcagaagttatagcagatgcatttgttataatctaccaaaattctctggactctggggaggtaccagcggattggaaagcagctaatgtaatgcctctgtttaaaaaagggggcagacaaaaggcaggtaactataggccgattagtttaacatctgtagtggggaaaatgcttgaagctatcattaaggaagaaatagcaggacatctagataggaatcgtgcaatcaagcagacgcaacatggattcatgaaggggaaatcatgtttaactaatttactggaattctttgaagatataacgagcatggtggatagaggtgtaccgatggacgtggtgtatttagatttccaaaaagcattcgataaggtgccacacaaaaggttactgcagaagataaaggtacgcggagtcagaggaaatgtattagcgtggatagggaattggctagctaacagaaagcagagagtcgggataaatgggtccttttcaggttggaaatcggtggttagtggtgtgccacagggatcggtgctgggaccacatctgtttacaacatacatagatgacctggaagaggggacagagtgtagtgtaacaaaatttgcaaatgacacaaagattagtgggaaagcgggttgtgtagaggacacagagaggctgcaaagagatttagataggttaagcgaatgggccaagctttggcagatggaatacaatgtcggaaaatgtgaggtcatccaccttgggaaaaaaaaacagtaaaagggaatattatttgaatggggagaaattacaacatgctgaggtgcagagggacctgagggtccttgtgcatgaatccaaaaaagttagttttcaggtgcagcaggtaatcaggaaggcgaatggaatgttggccttcattgcgagagggatggagtacaaaagcagggaggtcctgctgcaactgtatagggtattggtgaggctgcacctggaatactgcgtgcagttttggtcaccttcttaaggaaggatatactagctttggagggggtacagagacgattcactaggctgattccggagatgagggggttaccttatgatgatagattgcgtagactgggtctttactcgttggagttcagaaggatgaggggtgatcgtatagaaacatttaaaataatgaaagagatagacaagatagaggcagagaggttgtttccactggtcggggagactagaactagggggcacagcctcaaaaaagggggagccaatttaaaaccgagttgagaaggaatttcttctcccagagggttgtgaatctgtggaattctctgcccaaggaagcagttgaggctagctcattgaatgtattcaaatcatggatagatttttaaccaataagggaattaagggttacggggagcgggcgggtaagtggagctgagtccatggccagatcagccatgatcttgttgaatggcggagcaggctcgaggggctagatggcctactcctgttcctaattcttatgttcttaggttcttatgtactCCTTTCCTTGGCTGATCTACATTTTGtggctcaaatttaaaattctcatccttgtgtttcatTCATTCCAAGGCTTCACAtgtcctaactctgtaacctcctccactacTACAGCCCCTGCCCCACCTACCAAGCTCTCCATTTCTTTGACTTTAGCATCTTATGCAACATGACATCCTCTGCCATAcgattggtagccatgccttcagaaACCTATACTCaatgctctggaatttccttcctaaaccacttaccttctccatctccatctcctctTTTATAgcctcaattttccctggtcatttgcaccatttttttggcgtgtgccattttttctggtgtatttatttttttgcaAGTTTCCCCCTATGatctgtgccagcgtaactgatgtagttacgatttttctagaccAATTTTTTTTCAATGtcatgttccctcatgtctgtgccggtttttacaatttttcgcagtttggccaacattttttcctcctaagtcggtgtatctggccactcccgaaaaaccttctgggcacttgagAAAGCCAGTGCACATTCACAAATTGGCGCTGAAAGATGTCATtgcttttaaatcgaagattttggagggagttaagaacactgtcaaaatcaataacaaAGTTCAACTATTTTTTACCTGTTAATGTCGAAGTGTTGAATTTCAGAAGTttcctcatttttttactcactcacacaccaccaccgaacatccTGAAGCAGAGCTGGAGAGTCATAGCTTTGACCGGCAGAATcgaccccgcgcccggacacaggggcttgtggCTCATGACTCAGCTGCAAAACAAGCtgtgagagatggggtggggggcgggggagaggagagagagagcacaaggtgccgatcggaaggcttggagcctgaGGGAGCAAGGCACCAACCGatcggaagccttctgcactgaagactacaatgagttggggaggggggggagagagaaggggagaagtcacaagacggcAAATGGTTAAGTGGGTGGGTGgttggagagaggagaagtcacaagacctttatgTGTAGTCCAcctatacagaccttggggagagagagaactgtgaacctgtcctgcctgcctactttcctgccattttgagcttctttcaaaggttaaatttaagtatgcgggcaatactgacaattccataccttgtgtgagccttctgcatcatggtgctatgtaggagacaattgattcaatatcatcgcatcaggaacatcagagcccttaGGGagctgagcaggaggccttacccaccttgggtatatcgagacaggcgttcgtacctccaccagagtgatgcagactgtgtcagtttggagctgttctgtaatgtgttgtgttgtgttaatggaacatgattcagttttaatgcaaaatatattttattcaaaagtttattaacaatgtacttaacttaactttaataaaattattcttgtatcaaactttactttaagatcactctttaagatcacttaaaaactttaagatcacttataaacttgtaaatttacataacttacaagaaacttttaatttgagatcagttacaacagtaacaacaataataataacaacaacagcagcagcaaagaaaggccgcacccacccatctctcctccatcttattctaagaccgcccgctgcgtttggtcttggaaactccaccacccctgcccgcaggcggtggcacagtgtttctgggcttggtaccaagcttattctttctaacctcTCGGGCACTGCGCACCTCTTGATGGGGGAGGGGCATCTGCATCAGTCAGCAAGTTGGAAGAtccagctttgggctcttcagaggctggtgtgaggattggagtgggagtggcactgattctgtcaatgggcgcagggtctgggcctgTTCCCatattgcagtagctaactccaacatgccgtccctcatgcgccctgacagtgtttcaacaacctgcaacatttcctccctcatgttgagcaaaactgtctgaacaacctgaaacattccctccctcatggtcagtgacagtgtttgcaccacctctgacattctctccctcatggccaTTATTCCCTCGCTGATGGTCCTGGACATCGTTCCcaattctcgtgtcattgctgttacttctcccgacagtcccgctgcctcatcactcaccccactgatggcgtccaggagtgatcaggtaaggtcactgctctctgcactcaatgacatcatcagaatcacatctgttagatcctgcacctcaagagaacgcagtcgagctctccttcccctcctccccatgggtgtgcttcgctgcaccccaccactgggacccgcagcctgggacagcggggccctgggtgtaccttgcTGCATCCCatcactggaacccacaacctcggGATTGGGGTCCTGGGTGTACCTTGTTGGATCCCatcactggaacccgcaaccttggaaggtgtgaagcCATGGAAtgacccaccaacactcaaaccacgagtcatggaaggggctgtcacctccatgagtggcacctcctccaaagtcagtacaacagtgggagcttcatccagctccatcccctccccctcacccccatgttcttggtctggagcattggattggatgatgttctcctcttcaggctcatctgcgtctgaatcttcttctacattgtcagggttggcctcaagttctacaaaatataacagaacagtcaaatggttagcagcagaggaaggggcagggtgggtgacatgagtaggctcatcaggcagcaggctgatttgaaggaacatgatgaatttgcaggacttaccctctcctatgagtgtgggcccagcttgttcagtattgattgcttttttccaggcaggacccatcaacgcAGCGACCCGCTCTtctaagtgtgtcagtgggtgcagatttgctgggactcctcctgttggagttctttcccttttattatgtaccaccttcctctgcaaagatgaaaacctaactttttagagagggtgtctttctgctgggtgggacatatacagctggtcacatttacaattgcaattgcattgaataaattcaaatatagcttacattaactacttgaccaaggtgctgccatttctttttgcactggcctccagatctcatggtggtcaccactgcacagtaatcttctgcaacttggttccagcgtttcttcatttctttgggtggaacttttatgtgacctctgctggtgtccagcaccTGCCGTCTGgcctcagtcacagtaactagtgcctccacttcttcctgtaagaaattcttggtccttgcaccgcgttgtatcttgtattgctccagctgtgatatTTCCAATGCTggcacacagcactcaacattctcacacacacaactggctctttaaaaatggccgattgccaaagtggagctgtactgagcatgtgcgtccattgcaacaacgtcaaaaacataactttttttcccacgcatgcgcagaaggtgcagcattgttttttttggggcaggcagcaggctccaccccgcgaggtgactggacacgctgcgtggcgccaaattcgaatgatacatcagggaaactttggcaagttATTCCTGCCGCAtttctggtctagaaaaccagGTGTAACTCTggaaatatgccagaaaacgggcttggggaaaattgagcccttaattccTTCCATAAAATCcatctcattgaccaagcttttggtcaatccTGCTAATATCTCCATCCTTGGCTCAGTGACTGTGAAGCAAGTTGAATGTTTTACTGTTAAAGGTGctctacaaatgcaagttgttcttcttCCTGTTCCAAAGAGAGCTGAGGTGGTGTGAGGTTCTAGGGTGGATACTGCATTGAAGGAATTGGCATTTTAGGGAAGACAGGGTAAATGTAGACTGCTAAACAGATGAGAACACTTCATTGATAAGGTGCAATCTGATGGCCATCACAGAGTAGTCCTCCAGTCTTCATTATGCTCCATGCTATGGTCTTGTGCCTCCAAAGCAGCTGGGCCCACCGCTCTGGGATTCTGATGTCAAGCCTTTTTGGACTGCAAAGTTGTGCAGGGCACTGCAAGCTACTCCTATGCAGGATACATGCTCAGAATTATTTTTTTAGAACCCCTCCAGATCTATCAAGGCAATGAAAGCTCTTATTAAACCCCTATAGTTCTCGCAATATAGTTCTTCTTGTATAAGGAATGTCTCATTGTAGAAAATTCTGTGTTTGCAACTCACAGAGGGCTCATGCTCCATGGCAGCAGAGGGTACACTATGTCTTCATGAGCCATCCGATTACTGTAGATTCTTCCTTGAAGAGATCAGGGAGGTCAGAATGCTTGAGGGCAAAAGTGTCATGGCAACTTCCAGCACATCTGGTTTTCTCAAAGACATCAGGGAGATTTTATTGTGCAGGTAATCCTCATACTTCTTTTTATCCATTATTTATGTTACATGCAATTGAAGTATGACTGATGAGTATTTAGCTCTCTGTTTCTGTTTTATCACTGTATCTATTTGTATTTATTTCCTCTCACCATGGCTAACCTTATCCAATGCTTGTCCAGATCAACCATAAGTGGCTGTTTATTAAATGTAATATTGCAGATTCCTGTTTTATTTACACGGGGAATGTGAATTCTGCAACTGAGGAGAGACAGCGTGAGATTTTGCATTCACCATGTTAACGAACAGTTAAATTCTCAGAAAAGTACTCTGGATTGCAGAGCATTCTGGGATGGGCATTCCAGACCCAAAGTTTTGGGGAGAAATATACTGAGCAGGGGAGTGGAGGGAACAGTCGCTTTGCTGATCAACTGTGAAACAGTCAGAAGAGGGCCGCGTCACACTGTCTCACTTCTTCGGTCGATCATGAATTTGAAGATTGTGTTCGTTCTCTTGGCGGTAGCATTGGCGGCGATTATCGCCCTGAACTGCATACTGCTGGTGGGGATGTCGAGGTCGGCAGCCTGTGAGAGCCGCAATGTATTTAAGGAGATGGAAGACGGGTATGAGAAGAGCGAGGTGTTTGCAGatctcgattctgaggaactgatCAACACTGTGAAGTATCTGAAGCAGAAACTTGGGGTGACCCTGGTGAGCTGCAGTAAAGCACTTCCATCCGATAACTTCATCTACCTGATCGAATTGCAAGTCCCCCGGAAAAACGATGCCTTGATGTTTTTAGACCACGATGCAGATCAGCCAAGGAGGGAAGCCAGAGCTGTGGTGATATTTGGGGCTCAAATCGACCCCAATATAACTGAATACATCGTGGGACCTCTCCCTAGTCCAATCTACCATAAGGACATTACTTCTCACAAATACCAGAACCTCAACTTTAACTCCAGACCAGTGACACACTTTGAATATGAAAAGATCGTTTCAAGTATGGGATTGGAGAAAGTTTCTCGACTTCTTAGGGAAAGTTTTGGCTCCGATTCGAAAAGCTTGTCTTATCTGGACTCAGCGCCTCGCGGCTTCAAACCCGGTGACAGAGAAACCTGGTTCCCCTTTGTTAGAAACATCAGTGGTTTATTTCTGCATCCTTTGGGGTTTGAAGTAATGTTAGATCACAGCAGCACAAATGTCTCCGAGTGGAGTGTGAAGAAAGTCTTTTACAACGGCCAGTACTTTGACAGTATTGATGAGCTGGTAGATAAGTATGATAGGGGGTTAGTGAAGAAGATAAAACTGCTTCGAAATGAATCTGATCCCAACTATGCATCGCTGAAATCCCGGCAGAACTTTACAACCATCGCCCCTTTGCAATATAAGCCGCGAGGCGAACGATACCATGTTCGCAAGAATTATGTTCAGTACTTTGGTTGGAGTTTTGCATTTCGACATAGTACTATAAATGGTTTACAGTTGTTTGATATCAGATTCCAGAAGGAAAGGATCGCCTATGAATTAAGTGTACAGGAGATCAATTCTGTTTATGGAGGGGATACACCATCTTTATTGAGGACGAAGTTTTTAGACAGCCATTATGGAATTGGGAAAAGTTCGAATGAGCTTGTGAGAGGCGTGGACTGCCCCTATACTGCAACATACATTGATACCTTGCACTTACTGGACAGTGCAGAGCCAGGGGTGAAAACACATTCCATTTGTGTTTTTGAACAAAATCGGGGAATACCCCTGAGACGTCACTATTCCGACTGGTATACTCTCCCCTCTTATGGAGGATTAGCCGACAGCGTGCTGGTCATCAGGTCGATATCAAGCATGGGCAACTATGATTATGTTTTTGATTTCATATTCCACAACAATGGGGTGATTGAGACCAAGGTGCATCCGACAGGGTATCCACAATCTACGCTTTTTTCAGAGGAAGCACTGAAATATGGAGAAAAGCTTGAAGAGAATGTTTTAGGAAATGTTCAGATGCATTTCTTGCACTTTAAGGCGGATTTGGATATAGTAGGTAGGTTGCAAAGTAATTTCAAAGGTTTCTGACCATTTTAACAAAATCATCGATTGTCAGAATCGAGCTTTTTAATATATGCCAGGACCGTTGTATTGAAGTTTAACATTTCCGAGGCTGGATTTTTTTTGCAGTGACCTTCTTGTATTTCGGGTGGGCTGCGAAGGGCAATGGGCATGGGATCCATTACTCCAGATCCCACTCTGATATATTCTTTACCACATCACTGACAAACACACTatacaagatggctctaatacatcatgtgacttttattgtatttacatcagcagttgcattactacagtagtccactcggtggagcaataatccactagggggagctccatattacacttctccctcattaATGAAGAACGAATCATAACAAAAtatatggatttattttgccatatttacaaatcaaacttaaccacttgttttctgttttgaagagggtaCCTTCGCTCTTTTCAAACCTGTTGTTGAATTTAGACTTATTGTAGGgggagcctgaggagaattttcctCCAAGAGTAACCCCTGATCTACGTTTGGAGTCTACAACcttagactgtttgtctgcctgactcagactcagacttaaattctgactttctcttggacttgtttctagtacatagaaatatagaaacatagaaaatagttgcaggagcaggccatttggcccttcgagcctgcaccaccattcaatgtgatcatggctgatcatgcacttcagtaccccattcctgctttctcttcataccccttgatccctttagccgtaagggccacatctaactcccttttgaatatatctaacaaactggcctcaacaactttctgtggtagagaattccacatgcccacaactctctgaatgaagaagtttctcctcatctcggtcctaaatggcttaccccttatccttagactgtaacctctggttctggacttccccaacatcgggaacattcttcctgcatctaacctgtccaatcccgtcagaattttatatgttcccttgagatcccctctcattcttctaaattccattgaatataagcctagttgatccagtctttcttcatatgtcagtcctgtcatcctgggaatcagtttggtgaacc is a genomic window of Pristiophorus japonicus isolate sPriJap1 chromosome 21, sPriJap1.hap1, whole genome shotgun sequence containing:
- the LOC139233800 gene encoding amine oxidase [copper-containing] 3-like isoform X2; this translates as MNLKIVFVLLAVALAAIIALNCILLVGMSRSAACESRNVFKEMEDGYEKSEVFADLDSEELINTVKYLKQKLGVTLVSCSKALPSDNFIYLIELQVPRKNDALMFLDHDADQPRREARAVVIFGAQIDPNITEYIVGPLPSPIYHKDITSHKYQNLNFNSRPVTHFEYEKIVSSMGLEKVSRLLRESFGSDSKSLSYLDSAPRGFKPGDRETWFPFVRNISGLFLHPLGFEVMLDHSSTNVSEWSVKKVFYNGQYFDSIDELVDKYDRGLVKKIKLLRNESDPNYASLKSRQNFTTIAPLQYKPRGERYHVRKNYVQYFGWSFAFRHSTINGLQLFDIRFQKERIAYELSVQEINSVYGGDTPSLLRTKFLDSHYGIGKSSNELVRGVDCPYTATYIDTLHLLDSAEPGVKTHSICVFEQNRGIPLRRHYSDWYTLPSYGGLADSVLVIRSISSMGNYDYVFDFIFHNNGVIETKVHPTGYPQSTLFSEEALKYGEKLEENVLGNVQMHFLHFKADLDIVGTINAFETKDVEYQLKSVPWKSDQKVHVPTVKRQILDTEEEAAFRVGKKLPRYLSFVNLDKTNKWGQYRGYRIQVTSFNPDSLPEDCPEEKGISWQRYQLAVTKYKDKEQRSSSIYNQNNLWQPAVYFDDFINDESIKNEDLVAWITTGFLHIPHAEDVPNTATTGNGVGFVLKPVNYFNNDPSIYSQDAVYIDPSQQTEGCGNNPMACAAEFASCIPNLPHFTYGNEY